One region of Trichosurus vulpecula isolate mTriVul1 chromosome 1, mTriVul1.pri, whole genome shotgun sequence genomic DNA includes:
- the THUMPD1 gene encoding THUMP domain-containing protein 1, giving the protein MAAAGEQPPQAGGVKRRGKAQYVQAKRARRGGGGGGGPRQLEPGLQGILITCNMNERKCVEEAYSLLNEYGDALYGPEKFVDKDKQPSGSEEEEEDDAEAALKKEVSEIQASTELRLRRFQSLESGANNVVFIRTLGIEPEKLVHHILKDMYTTKKKKTRVILRMLPISGTCKAFLEDMKKYAETFLEPWFKAPNKGTFQIIYKARNNSHMSREEVIKELAGIVGCLNPENKVDLSNPQYTVVVEIIKAVCCLSVVKDYMLFRKYNLQEVVKSNKEGSQPNPGQDAQVRNGNKMASEFGNTDKEDLKSDDSAEEKNNPQVMVEGSKEKTQVESEKGAKSENGSQVMEGSKSNESDLVLEEN; this is encoded by the exons ATGGCCGCGGCCGGGGAGCAACCACCACAAGCGGGCGGGGTGAAACGAAGAGGGAAGGCCCAGTACGTGCAGGCTAAGAGGGCCCGGCGCgggggtggcggcggcggcggccctAGGCAGCTCGAGCCCGGGCTTCAGGGCATCCTCATTACCTGCAACATGAATGAGCGCAAGTGCGTGGAGGAGGCCTACAGCCTTCTCAACGAGTACGGGGACGCCCTGTACGGGCCCGAGAAG TTTGTAGACAAAGATAAGCAACCAtctggaagtgaggaggaagaggaagatgatgcAGAAGCTGCCTTGAAGAAGGAAGTCAGTGAGATACAGGCCTCTACAGAATTGAGATTAAGACGATTCCAGTCATTGGAGAGTGGAGCAAATAACGTGGTCTTCATTAGAACACTTGGCATAG aACCTGAGAAACTTGTACATCATATCCTAAAGGATATGTACacaacaaagaagaagaaaacacgGGTTATTCTACGCATGTTGCCCATTTCTGGCACATGCAAAGCTTTCTTAGAAGATATGAAAAAATACGCTGAAACCTTCTTGGAACCTTGGTTTAAAGCACCAAATAAAGGGACATTCCAGATTATTTACAAAGCACGAAATAATAGTCACATGAGCAGAGAAGAAGTTATTAAAGAACTAGCAG GCATAGTGGGCTGCCTCAATCCTGAAAATAAGGTTGATCTTAGTAATCCCCAGTATACCGTCGTGGTAGAAATCATTAAGGCTGTCTGCTGCCTGAGTGTCGTCAAAGATTACATGTTGTTCAGAAAATACAACCTTCAGGAAGTGGTCAAAAGTAACAAAGAGGGGTCTCAGCCAAACCCTGGCCAGGATGCACAAGTAAGAAACGGAAACAAGATGGCATCAGAGTTTGGAAACACAGACAAGGAGGATCTCAAGTCAGATGACtctgcagaagaaaaaaataatccccAGGTGATGGTAGAGGGTAGTAAAGAGAAGACCCAGGTAGAGAGTGAGAAAGGAGCCAAATCTGAAAATGGAAGCCAAGTTATGGAAGGCTCTAAATCGAATGAAAGTGACCTGGTCTTGGAGGAAAATTAA